A genomic window from Balneola vulgaris DSM 17893 includes:
- a CDS encoding amidohydrolase family protein has protein sequence MKRLVFSAAILSLLLLAFVIYNNNEEVDNRLLISGEATAFTNVNVVPMTSSTILENKTVVIRGNEIIMIRPTGELKMGKGVSVIDGTDKYLMPGLAEMHGHVPPTDPPANAPRYMTKEYVENTLFLYTAAGVTTVRGMLGWPDQLQLKDKILSQELIGPQLFLAGPSFNGNSINSVEEAREKVRAQNEEGWDLLKIHPGLTLEEYDAMAATANEVGIRFGGHVPSDVGIVHVLEAGQNSIDHMDGYVAYLSAFEGAELDEKMDELIQLTLENDVWIVPTQALWETIIGSANYDVMKTYEELKYIPKNLLSGYNAYVENKLNSPNYDLDEAKEHSLIRRMLLGKMNEAGVRILLGTDAPQLFSVPGFSIHREMVFMAEAGMSPYEILVTGTRNVGEYFQNEADFGTIEEGKRADLILLDKNPLDSIINLKAQSGVMVNGKWLPKDFIEARLFDIQKSYQE, from the coding sequence ATGAAGCGACTCGTTTTTTCAGCCGCTATTCTATCATTACTCCTATTGGCATTCGTTATATATAACAATAACGAAGAAGTTGATAACAGGCTCTTAATATCCGGTGAAGCGACCGCATTTACGAATGTGAATGTAGTGCCTATGACCAGCTCCACGATTTTAGAAAATAAAACGGTGGTTATAAGAGGCAACGAAATTATTATGATTCGTCCTACTGGCGAATTGAAAATGGGCAAAGGCGTTTCTGTTATTGATGGTACCGATAAATATTTAATGCCCGGACTTGCAGAAATGCACGGCCACGTACCGCCAACCGACCCACCTGCTAACGCGCCTCGATACATGACCAAAGAATATGTAGAGAACACGTTATTTCTATATACCGCTGCAGGTGTAACTACGGTTCGCGGTATGCTAGGGTGGCCGGATCAATTACAGCTCAAGGATAAAATTTTATCTCAAGAGCTTATTGGTCCACAGTTATTTTTAGCTGGGCCAAGCTTTAATGGAAACTCCATTAATTCGGTGGAAGAAGCACGGGAAAAAGTGCGTGCTCAAAACGAAGAGGGCTGGGATTTATTGAAAATTCATCCTGGTTTAACCCTTGAAGAGTATGACGCTATGGCCGCTACCGCTAATGAAGTTGGTATTCGTTTTGGTGGTCATGTTCCTTCTGATGTTGGAATCGTTCATGTTTTAGAAGCAGGGCAAAATAGTATCGATCATATGGATGGCTATGTTGCGTACCTAAGTGCTTTTGAAGGAGCTGAACTCGATGAGAAAATGGATGAACTTATTCAGCTTACCCTCGAAAATGATGTATGGATTGTGCCTACACAGGCTTTATGGGAAACCATCATTGGTTCTGCCAACTATGATGTAATGAAAACATATGAAGAGCTTAAGTACATCCCCAAAAACTTGCTCTCTGGTTATAATGCTTATGTAGAAAATAAGCTGAATAGCCCCAATTATGATTTAGATGAAGCAAAAGAACATTCTCTTATTCGCCGAATGTTATTGGGTAAAATGAATGAAGCCGGTGTGCGTATCCTTCTTGGAACGGATGCTCCTCAGTTATTTAGTGTGCCTGGTTTCTCCATACACCGTGAAATGGTATTTATGGCCGAAGCAGGGATGAGTCCTTATGAAATTTTAGTAACCGGCACCCGAAATGTAGGCGAGTATTTCCAGAATGAAGCAGACTTCGGAACCATTGAAGAAGGCAAGCGAGCTGACCTCATCCTGCTGGATAAAAACC
- a CDS encoding MgtC/SapB family protein — MLGQVQILMDVTIALILGGVLGFEREWKNKPAGFRTNMIIAGASALLVSLGRVVVLDFNQFIPDGGLGVDPVRMVHAVIVGVSFIGAGTILKNKSDQNIRYLTTAATILMASGIGVSIALKQYLIGVGATIIIVTINYLFGFLNRYIERKSTYTDS; from the coding sequence ATGCTAGGCCAAGTCCAAATCTTAATGGATGTAACCATCGCCCTAATTCTAGGCGGTGTATTGGGATTCGAACGTGAATGGAAAAATAAACCCGCTGGATTTCGCACCAATATGATAATTGCCGGAGCTTCGGCTTTATTGGTTTCATTAGGGCGAGTAGTGGTTTTAGACTTCAATCAATTCATCCCTGATGGTGGATTGGGCGTTGATCCCGTTCGTATGGTTCATGCAGTGATTGTTGGGGTGAGTTTTATAGGTGCAGGCACTATTCTTAAAAACAAATCTGACCAAAATATCCGCTATTTAACTACGGCAGCTACCATCCTGATGGCTTCAGGTATAGGAGTGAGTATTGCGCTTAAACAATACCTTATCGGTGTTGGGGCGACCATTATTATTGTTACCATTAACTATCTCTTCGGGTTTTTAAATCGGTATATCGAGCGAAAATCTACTTACACTGATTCGTAG
- a CDS encoding YciI family protein, producing MEKPMAQFVLVYLGGDYPSNKEESTQHMMNYQKWLSNLGEKAIEPANPFKNTRSIAPNRNVTEGSQIGMSGYTIIEANSIGEAEEIARNCPFLDINGTIEVSEKLPMPSF from the coding sequence ATGGAGAAACCAATGGCACAATTTGTACTCGTTTACTTAGGCGGCGACTACCCTAGCAATAAAGAGGAAAGTACGCAACACATGATGAACTATCAGAAATGGCTGAGCAATCTGGGAGAGAAAGCTATTGAGCCTGCCAATCCTTTTAAAAACACCCGATCTATAGCTCCCAATAGAAACGTTACTGAAGGAAGCCAAATTGGAATGTCAGGGTATACAATAATAGAAGCCAATTCTATAGGTGAAGCCGAAGAAATAGCTCGTAATTGTCCATTTTTAGATATCAATGGTACCATCGAAGTTTCTGAAAAACTTCCGATGCCTTCGTTCTAG
- a CDS encoding metal-dependent hydrolase, whose protein sequence is MDPVTHGLVGASSAQLFSDKESFKVASLVGFIAALAPDADVFLGSSSNPLLTLELHRQFTHSFVFIPFGALVVTLVLWVFVKKKLSFKQTYLFSLLGYSTAGLMDYITSYGVHMFWPFLDERFSLNLVSVFDPIFSLGLLIAASIAFYRKNKRYSIGLVGWLAVYLCFAGIQQTRVENLANDQLGGDNNSNKEFIIKPTIGNQILWSVRTVNQREICSYGIRAGLFSTPEVYEGDCAELIDWNSEFKSFKGTAMFKDIERFSRLSEGLLVRHPNHPEVLGDARYSMLPTTSNPLWGITVDTTKTDRHVDFDSYRDASPEVRTKFLNMLLGRTK, encoded by the coding sequence ATGGATCCAGTTACACATGGATTAGTAGGAGCAAGTAGTGCTCAATTGTTTTCAGATAAGGAGAGCTTTAAAGTGGCATCTCTGGTGGGCTTTATTGCTGCCTTAGCCCCTGATGCAGATGTATTTTTGGGCTCCTCTTCTAACCCATTACTTACCCTTGAGCTACATCGACAGTTCACCCATTCATTTGTATTTATCCCATTTGGGGCATTAGTTGTTACTTTAGTGCTCTGGGTATTTGTTAAGAAGAAGCTCAGTTTTAAACAGACATACCTGTTCAGTCTACTGGGCTATTCAACTGCAGGGCTTATGGATTATATCACTAGTTACGGAGTGCACATGTTTTGGCCCTTTCTAGACGAACGCTTCTCTTTAAATCTTGTGTCCGTATTTGATCCCATATTTAGTTTAGGACTACTAATTGCGGCATCTATAGCATTCTACAGAAAGAATAAAAGGTATAGTATTGGGTTAGTTGGGTGGCTAGCCGTGTATCTATGCTTTGCAGGGATTCAACAAACTAGGGTGGAAAATCTAGCTAATGACCAATTAGGTGGGGATAATAACTCCAATAAGGAATTTATCATTAAACCCACTATCGGAAATCAAATTTTGTGGAGTGTTCGAACGGTGAACCAAAGAGAAATATGTAGTTATGGTATTCGAGCAGGTCTATTTTCAACTCCAGAAGTTTATGAAGGAGATTGTGCAGAACTAATTGATTGGAATTCAGAATTTAAATCATTCAAGGGTACCGCGATGTTTAAAGATATCGAGCGGTTTTCGAGATTATCAGAGGGGTTATTAGTTAGGCATCCGAATCACCCAGAAGTTCTTGGAGATGCACGCTATTCCATGCTTCCAACTACTTCAAATCCATTATGGGGAATCACCGTTGATACCACAAAAACGGATCGGCATGTAGACTTCGATTCATACCGTGATGCTAGTCCAGAGGTAAGAACAAAGTTTTTAAATATGCTTTTAGGCAGAACGAAATAA
- a CDS encoding amidohydrolase family protein, translating into MKIIKHLSLIIFGIFYCQSLAAQNTTYNPKFIFDVHFHATNQQSERMISGLNATIEHHQQFNVKYAALSVANQTIGQEWLAKTPNTFLVGPSFPCADGKYPVGYDCFAENGGWPDIEWLRSQYEKGTFTVMGELLYVYYGIPPTDAKLAPYFELAHELNIPIGVHAGHGPPKERRLPTCCPNFNEELGNPLMLEPILKKYPGLKIWLMHGGEIRFHKQAISLMKKHPNVYADLSILNSVMPEEMYHQFLKSFIDAGFEDQLMFGSDNLPIPMILERLQKASFLSDMQKDKLLFKNALQFFQLDSQ; encoded by the coding sequence ATGAAGATTATTAAGCACTTAAGCCTGATCATTTTTGGGATCTTTTATTGTCAATCCCTTGCAGCCCAAAACACCACTTACAACCCTAAGTTTATTTTTGATGTGCATTTCCATGCCACGAACCAACAATCAGAACGCATGATATCGGGCCTAAATGCCACAATTGAGCACCACCAACAATTTAATGTGAAATATGCTGCGCTATCAGTGGCCAACCAAACAATAGGGCAAGAATGGTTAGCAAAAACACCAAATACTTTTCTTGTGGGCCCTTCCTTTCCCTGTGCAGATGGAAAATATCCCGTTGGATATGATTGTTTTGCTGAGAATGGTGGGTGGCCAGATATAGAGTGGTTAAGAAGTCAATATGAAAAGGGCACGTTTACTGTAATGGGTGAATTGCTGTATGTGTATTACGGTATACCCCCAACCGATGCTAAACTAGCTCCATACTTTGAACTAGCTCATGAGCTCAATATTCCAATCGGTGTGCATGCTGGGCATGGTCCGCCTAAAGAGCGACGCTTACCCACTTGCTGCCCTAACTTCAATGAAGAATTAGGAAATCCTCTTATGCTTGAGCCCATACTCAAAAAATATCCTGGCTTAAAAATTTGGTTAATGCACGGAGGTGAAATTCGTTTTCATAAGCAGGCTATCTCCCTCATGAAAAAACACCCTAATGTTTATGCTGATTTATCCATCTTGAATAGTGTAATGCCTGAAGAGATGTACCACCAGTTCCTAAAAAGTTTTATTGATGCCGGGTTTGAAGATCAGTTGATGTTTGGAAGTGATAACCTTCCCATACCTATGATCCTTGAACGACTACAGAAAGCTTCTTTTCTATCTGATATGCAAAAGGATAAACTACTTTTTAAAAATGCTCTTCAATTTTTTCAATTAGACTCACAATAA
- the katG gene encoding catalase/peroxidase HPI, with protein sequence MDKNITHNSGDNTSSYNVNNASKCPFSGGALRQSAGGGTKNRDWWPNQLNLNILRQHSSLSNPMDEDFNYAEEFQKLDLAAVKQDIYDLLTDSQDWWPADFGHYGPFMIRMAWHSAGTYRIGDGRGGAGSGTQRFAPLNSWPDNANLDKARLLLWPVKRKYGRKLSWADLMILAGNCALESMGFETYGFAGGREDVWEPEEDVYWGSESEWLGDKRYTGDRELENPLAAVQMGLIYVNPEGPNGNPDPVAAAKDIRETFARMAMNDEETVALIAGGHTFGKTHGAADPEEYVGPEPAGASIEEQSQGWTNKYGTGHGADTITSGLEGAWTTTPAKWSHDFFKHLFEYEWELTKSPAGAHQWKPKDGAGEGTIPDAHDPEKKHAPFMLTTDLSLRFDPEYEKISRRFYENPDEFAEAFAKAWYKLTHRDMGPKARYLGPEVPEEDLSWQDPIPAVTHDLIDDNDVEMLKGKILDAGLSVSELVSTAWASASTYRDSDKRGGANGGRVRLAPQKDWEVNNPSQLEKVLDKLEAIQKAFNEEQSGNKAVSMADMIVLGGCAGVEKAAKDAGFDVTVPFTPGRADAGDEHTDVDSFEPLEPAADGFRNYFKPKHNTSAEEMLVDKAQLLTLTAPEMTALVGGMRSINTNYDGSTLGVFTSKPGTLNNDFFVNILDLGTKWSATSDHQDRFEGRDRNTGELKWTGSRVDLIFGSNSELRGIAEVYACDDAKEKFVNDFIAAWDKVMNLDRFDVK encoded by the coding sequence ATGGATAAAAATATAACACATAACTCAGGGGACAATACCTCAAGTTACAATGTAAACAACGCATCGAAATGCCCATTTAGTGGAGGTGCATTACGTCAGAGCGCAGGAGGAGGTACCAAAAACAGAGATTGGTGGCCAAACCAATTAAACCTCAACATTCTTCGTCAACACTCTTCCCTATCCAACCCAATGGATGAGGATTTCAATTATGCTGAAGAGTTTCAGAAATTAGATTTAGCAGCGGTTAAGCAAGATATCTACGATCTACTTACCGACTCACAAGATTGGTGGCCAGCCGATTTCGGACATTATGGTCCATTTATGATTCGTATGGCTTGGCACAGTGCAGGTACCTACCGTATTGGTGACGGACGTGGTGGTGCTGGTTCAGGTACGCAACGTTTCGCTCCTTTAAATAGCTGGCCAGACAATGCTAACTTAGACAAGGCACGATTGTTACTTTGGCCAGTAAAAAGAAAGTATGGTAGAAAGCTTTCTTGGGCCGATTTAATGATTCTTGCAGGAAACTGTGCATTAGAATCAATGGGCTTTGAGACCTACGGATTTGCTGGTGGTCGTGAAGATGTTTGGGAACCAGAAGAAGATGTTTACTGGGGTTCTGAATCAGAATGGCTAGGCGATAAGCGTTACACAGGCGACCGTGAACTTGAAAACCCGTTAGCAGCGGTACAGATGGGTCTTATTTATGTGAACCCAGAAGGACCTAATGGCAACCCAGATCCTGTTGCTGCAGCTAAAGACATTCGTGAGACTTTCGCAAGAATGGCAATGAATGATGAAGAAACAGTTGCGCTAATTGCAGGTGGTCACACATTCGGTAAAACGCACGGCGCAGCAGATCCTGAAGAATATGTAGGTCCAGAACCTGCAGGCGCAAGCATTGAAGAGCAAAGCCAAGGTTGGACCAATAAATATGGTACAGGCCATGGCGCAGATACCATTACTAGTGGTCTTGAAGGCGCTTGGACTACAACACCAGCAAAATGGAGCCATGATTTCTTCAAGCACTTGTTTGAGTATGAGTGGGAACTAACTAAAAGTCCAGCAGGCGCTCATCAGTGGAAACCAAAAGATGGAGCTGGTGAAGGTACAATTCCTGATGCTCATGATCCAGAGAAGAAACATGCACCTTTCATGCTAACAACCGATTTGTCACTTCGATTCGACCCTGAGTACGAAAAAATCTCTCGTCGTTTCTACGAAAACCCAGATGAATTTGCAGAAGCGTTTGCTAAAGCTTGGTACAAATTAACGCACCGCGACATGGGGCCAAAAGCAAGATACCTAGGTCCTGAAGTACCAGAAGAAGACTTAAGCTGGCAAGATCCTATTCCTGCAGTAACTCATGATCTTATTGATGATAATGATGTAGAGATGCTGAAAGGAAAAATTCTTGATGCTGGACTCAGTGTATCTGAACTAGTGTCAACGGCATGGGCTTCAGCTTCTACTTACCGCGATTCTGATAAGCGTGGTGGCGCAAATGGTGGACGTGTTCGTTTAGCTCCTCAAAAAGATTGGGAAGTAAACAATCCATCGCAATTAGAGAAAGTGCTAGATAAACTGGAAGCAATTCAAAAAGCCTTTAATGAAGAGCAATCAGGCAACAAAGCTGTTTCAATGGCAGATATGATTGTTCTTGGGGGATGTGCTGGTGTTGAAAAAGCTGCTAAAGATGCTGGCTTCGACGTTACAGTTCCATTCACTCCTGGTAGAGCGGATGCTGGTGATGAGCATACCGATGTAGACTCATTCGAGCCACTTGAGCCTGCTGCAGACGGCTTCCGTAATTACTTCAAGCCTAAGCACAATACATCAGCAGAAGAAATGCTGGTTGACAAAGCTCAATTACTAACACTTACAGCTCCAGAAATGACAGCACTAGTAGGTGGTATGAGAAGCATCAATACAAATTACGATGGTTCAACTTTAGGCGTATTCACATCAAAGCCTGGAACACTTAACAACGACTTCTTCGTGAACATCTTAGATCTTGGCACAAAATGGAGTGCTACTTCAGATCACCAAGATAGATTTGAAGGTCGTGATCGCAACACAGGTGAGTTGAAGTGGACAGGTTCTAGAGTAGACCTCATTTTTGGATCAAACTCAGAACTACGTGGAATCGCCGAAGTATATGCGTGCGATGATGCTAAAGAAAAATTCGTAAACGACTTTATCGCAGCTTGGGATAAAGTGATGAATTTAGATCGATTTGACGTGAAGTAA
- a CDS encoding TonB-dependent receptor — protein sequence MRYRLLPYSFIFALAISFSVQAQHTFSAKVIDHDNQDPLVGVTVYFQSLSKGDITDANGLVKINNIPSGTHQVSISYVGYESIVRSFSFPITGGQMPITFELEHAHEELEVVLVQSTRSSRTIEDSPTRVEFIAGEELAEKGNMKPGDIRMLLNESTGVRTQQTSATSYNSSIRIQGLDGKYTQLIRDGLPLYSGYSGGLSLMQIAPLDLQQVELIKGASSTLYGGGAIAGIVNLISKTPSDEPELSFMLNGTSALGLDASTFYATRNDRFGVTVFGSYNKSTEYDPADIGLTAIPKFDRFTLNPKVFFYFDHTDINVGMHITTEDRLGGSIDYIEGDRSSNLYFERNETQRITSTFDLQHVISERTHLSIKNSFSYFDRSIQIPDYVFEGLQQSSFSEVNVRTRYGSSEWIGGLNLWTENFDQQQGSASYTLDFNEHTFGLFVQNTTPLHSMWTLETGLRYDIHSTYGSFLLPRLSLMVEPSQQLTMRIGGGYGYKVPTLFSEESERRQFQDVKPLDSDALEAERSLGTNIDINYRIPITNDLVLNSNILFFYTRINDPLLLTKSNSEYEFTQPNGSLDTKGVEVNLKWSYKDLKLFVGYTHADVQQHTNGNSQRYPLVAKHRLNNVLMYEKHGEFWIGLEAYYYSPQLLGDGSEGESYWITGLMMEKKMTSTLSLFLNFENFMDTRQTRFDAIYTGSIQNPEFKDIYAPLDGFVINGGVKLSF from the coding sequence ATGAGATATAGACTCCTTCCGTACTCCTTCATATTTGCTCTTGCCATTTCTTTCAGCGTACAAGCTCAGCATACTTTTAGTGCTAAAGTAATTGACCATGATAACCAAGACCCCTTAGTAGGAGTTACGGTGTATTTTCAAAGCTTATCAAAAGGGGATATTACCGATGCAAATGGGTTGGTCAAAATAAACAACATTCCTTCTGGCACCCACCAAGTAAGCATTAGCTATGTTGGTTATGAATCTATAGTGCGTTCATTCTCATTTCCAATTACTGGTGGACAAATGCCTATCACTTTTGAATTAGAGCATGCCCACGAAGAGTTAGAAGTGGTATTGGTACAATCTACGCGTAGTAGTAGAACTATTGAAGATAGTCCAACTAGGGTGGAGTTTATTGCTGGTGAGGAGCTGGCCGAAAAAGGAAATATGAAACCGGGTGATATCAGAATGTTGTTAAATGAAAGCACGGGTGTAAGAACTCAACAGACATCAGCCACTAGTTATAATTCAAGTATTCGTATTCAAGGCTTAGATGGTAAATACACTCAATTAATACGTGATGGATTACCTTTATACTCAGGATATTCGGGTGGACTAAGTTTAATGCAGATTGCCCCGCTTGATTTACAGCAAGTTGAATTAATTAAAGGAGCATCCTCAACCTTATATGGTGGTGGAGCCATTGCGGGCATCGTAAATTTAATTTCGAAAACACCTTCTGATGAGCCTGAACTTAGTTTTATGCTGAATGGAACATCCGCTCTTGGGCTCGATGCTAGCACTTTTTATGCTACCCGAAACGACCGCTTTGGGGTTACTGTGTTTGGTTCGTACAATAAAAGCACAGAATATGACCCGGCTGATATTGGCTTAACGGCTATTCCAAAATTTGATCGATTTACCCTCAATCCTAAGGTCTTTTTCTATTTTGACCACACTGATATTAATGTTGGAATGCATATTACCACTGAAGACCGACTAGGCGGTTCCATCGATTATATTGAAGGGGATAGGAGCTCGAATCTGTATTTTGAACGGAATGAAACTCAGCGCATCACGTCAACTTTTGATCTTCAGCATGTAATCAGTGAGCGTACCCATTTATCAATAAAGAACAGTTTTAGTTATTTCGATCGAAGCATTCAGATTCCAGATTATGTATTCGAAGGCCTTCAACAATCTTCCTTTAGTGAGGTCAATGTTCGAACCAGATATGGAAGTTCAGAGTGGATTGGTGGGTTAAACCTATGGACGGAAAACTTCGACCAACAGCAAGGTTCTGCATCTTACACACTCGACTTCAATGAGCATACCTTTGGTTTATTTGTTCAAAATACAACACCATTGCACTCCATGTGGACCTTAGAAACGGGCCTTAGATATGACATTCATAGCACCTATGGTTCGTTTTTGCTTCCACGACTTTCATTGATGGTTGAACCTTCACAACAATTAACCATGCGTATTGGTGGTGGGTATGGCTATAAAGTGCCTACATTATTTTCAGAAGAAAGCGAGCGCCGTCAGTTTCAGGATGTTAAACCGCTCGACTCTGATGCTTTAGAAGCGGAGCGATCATTAGGTACGAATATTGACATCAATTACCGAATTCCGATTACCAATGATCTAGTGCTAAATTCGAACATTCTTTTCTTCTATACACGCATCAACGACCCCCTTCTTTTAACCAAATCGAATTCCGAATATGAATTCACTCAGCCTAATGGTTCTTTGGATACAAAAGGGGTAGAAGTAAACTTAAAATGGAGCTATAAAGACTTGAAGCTGTTTGTTGGGTATACCCATGCTGATGTTCAACAACATACCAATGGAAATAGCCAACGGTATCCATTAGTTGCTAAACACCGATTAAATAATGTGCTGATGTATGAAAAGCATGGTGAGTTTTGGATAGGCTTGGAAGCATATTATTATAGTCCACAGCTCTTGGGCGATGGTTCAGAGGGCGAATCCTATTGGATTACGGGCTTAATGATGGAAAAGAAAATGACGTCCACACTATCCCTATTCTTAAACTTTGAGAACTTCATGGATACACGGCAAACACGATTTGATGCCATTTACACGGGAAGTATTCAAAACCCTGAGTTCAAAGATATTTATGCTCCTCTTGATGGCTTCGTTATAAACGGTGGCGTTAAGCTTAGTTTTTAA
- a CDS encoding winged helix-turn-helix domain-containing protein: MQVSFDNLHKAFENRVRLGIMSALAVNDYLDFNSLKEFLDVTDGNLATHLKKLEQLEFIGIEKSFVDRKPNTKYFVTPKGRQAFEAHLQVLEGIIKAQK, from the coding sequence GTGCAAGTATCCTTCGATAACTTACATAAAGCCTTCGAAAATAGAGTACGCCTGGGAATCATGTCGGCATTAGCCGTGAATGATTATCTAGATTTTAATTCGCTTAAAGAGTTTTTGGATGTCACAGACGGCAATTTAGCTACGCATCTCAAGAAGTTAGAACAACTTGAGTTTATAGGTATAGAGAAGTCGTTCGTAGATAGAAAACCCAATACTAAATATTTCGTTACTCCAAAAGGCCGCCAAGCTTTTGAAGCTCACCTTCAAGTGCTAGAAGGCATTATCAAAGCCCAAAAATAA
- a CDS encoding helix-turn-helix domain-containing protein: protein MIIEIVFLLGAIHGLFLALILALKKTNQLPNKLLALLMLVFSIDLGMAAFYNSQLLSVHPMLIGIDFPITLLYGPLLFLYVKLMRDGSDTLTVLDYLHFIPFVVLLIYMIPFFIEPGNEKLAFTKSSMVQANSFGFNVLNNLKIVHGLAYALCLYFMLNSYRKKLKNSYSSIEKINLNWLQNIVMGAIVLALVAGSIHFFSASNTLLMGSGEGLFGNINLLFVTAFIYSIGYMGLYQSEVFSNSEIVPQVNKRTLLQDQYQKSGLNKNEAEQYVIRIKAVMEEQKIYQQNDLKLSDLAKELSLTPHNLTQILNQYLDKSFYDFINHYRVEEVKKKLLDSEMNNKTFYALALEAGFNSKSSFNSVFKKHTGMTPSEFKKRNL from the coding sequence ATGATAATAGAAATTGTTTTTTTACTTGGCGCGATTCATGGTTTGTTTTTGGCACTCATTTTAGCCCTAAAAAAGACCAATCAGCTTCCTAACAAGTTACTTGCATTACTTATGCTTGTTTTTTCCATCGATCTAGGAATGGCGGCATTTTACAACAGTCAGTTATTGTCTGTTCATCCCATGTTAATTGGTATAGATTTTCCAATTACTCTTCTTTATGGCCCGCTATTGTTCTTATATGTTAAACTGATGAGAGATGGCAGTGACACACTCACAGTTTTGGATTACTTACATTTTATACCCTTTGTAGTACTGCTAATTTACATGATTCCATTTTTTATAGAACCGGGGAATGAAAAATTAGCCTTCACAAAATCCTCTATGGTTCAAGCTAATTCATTCGGGTTTAATGTTCTGAATAATTTAAAAATTGTACATGGGTTAGCTTATGCGTTATGCCTTTATTTCATGCTTAATTCCTATCGTAAGAAGTTGAAAAACTCCTATTCCTCTATTGAGAAAATAAACCTAAACTGGCTACAGAATATTGTAATGGGAGCCATCGTGTTAGCATTAGTGGCTGGAAGTATACATTTTTTCTCTGCTTCAAATACTTTGCTAATGGGATCGGGGGAAGGACTTTTCGGAAACATCAATTTATTATTCGTAACGGCATTCATTTACAGTATTGGATACATGGGTTTATATCAATCGGAAGTGTTTAGTAATTCCGAAATAGTACCTCAAGTGAACAAGCGTACCCTTCTTCAAGATCAATATCAAAAATCAGGATTGAATAAAAATGAAGCCGAGCAATATGTGATTCGTATTAAAGCTGTAATGGAAGAGCAAAAAATCTATCAACAAAATGATTTAAAACTAAGTGATTTGGCAAAGGAATTATCCCTTACTCCCCATAACCTTACTCAAATTTTAAATCAGTACTTAGATAAAAGTTTTTATGATTTTATAAATCACTATCGAGTTGAGGAAGTGAAGAAGAAATTATTGGATTCAGAAATGAATAATAAAACCTTTTATGCCTTAGCTCTTGAAGCTGGTTTCAACTCGAAATCTTCTTTTAATTCTGTTTTCAAAAAGCACACTGGGATGACCCCTTCTGAATTTAAAAAACGAAATCTTTAA